The Osmerus eperlanus chromosome 12, fOsmEpe2.1, whole genome shotgun sequence genome has a segment encoding these proteins:
- the tdrd1 gene encoding tudor domain-containing protein 1 isoform X2, producing MKRTFPQSMVMPNMPLRRPSTSQGDAPVSPKTFTPPIGTPERPLVTLNGDGGGAESVVRSLSDSLPPMTVKLCNYCSQQGNLLCTRCKRTWYCSLACQKANWNAHRHLCMPSTPESPTSDPKETPLSPVGNGSNTNSKVNNCDVAGPRRVYLQNLHKNDLSKGAEVQATVVELRSPGRFFIHVQSPETMESLKTISGELQKYSVSPLRSTYVPDQREVCAVKFSLDQNWYRGMVQSVASDQKTASILYIDFGNEENVTMDMIKPLAASLELMPPCAVECRVAGIEPVTDSWTEECIIAVKQLVAGKSLTVTVVDVQESDSVHSVDVLLSPIGKNLSTLLVAQGYAAKVTNKQCSEQDIVSASLENFRSQSGGKNENTDARSPDPLTQGLGDSFTAVVTHLQSPDDIICQKLENASVIQELQLKLRERCCQAPPASANFRPAPGTVCCALFSEDNQWYRATVLAYSSEERVCVGYIDFGNSEEVDLGRLLPLSPELLVLPMQAIPCALAGVRPVAEAWSEDGVQMLRRTVCNRFLRVEILGESEGRALVTMVDEASDPQANVAEVLVATGYALPADPSPPRDAEAEAAPGVEALEWSCVELPCEGQKVAMLVSVIESPGEFYCNVYSTKEFQVLAELRLELTQYCEANNTPFTPTVGVPCCAMFSGDGVWYRGMVQEVCEGKARVFFVDYGNSGEVELPHLRVITPHLLRHPFQAIRCYLAGVEPPGFQWSSESLRRFQALCIGHQLLGRVLSITEQGYGIELERGGQNIRATLFSEQLARVSGQQLTPASKETTASTGPPTAMPTNQKEHHLEMPKLAIQKEAPAQVPMPKEASFPVDWRTEELPTHETFQPRIAAVVSPSLFYLFNPNQVDREQLQQVMRDLSVYCSSQPPPSQGTPPPGAACCAQFSADKSWYRAVVLETRDMEATVLYADYGNSETVALSCILPIPKELLQLPFQICRCALQGKENFPVVWPAEVLELFRVLLSDGVLASKQTYDGRCNLLSVTLSNEHGQGHLNSMILEGLQNTKAQAKTVSPTPHHTLTATTTHKPDQITPTPKPHPAPTAATTQNAAGYMETAAVILETPGPRHSGESAKPASAPVNEHTRQVKREPKDPQSATCSKSTNGLPCCCLQIKTQIDNLEGLILSLMKQLGGLPN from the exons ATGAAACGCACGTTTCCCCAATCAATGGTGATGCCCAACATGCCACTGAGGAGGCCTTCCACCAGCCAGGGCGATGCCCCGGTCTCTCCCAAGACTTTCACCCCGCCCATCGGAACACCAGAGCGGCCTCTAGTGACTTTGAACGGTGATGGCG gtGGTGCCGAATCTGTTGTTCGTTCTTTG AGTGATTCCTTGCCACCCATGACTGTGAAGCTGTGCAACTACTGCAGCCAGCAAG GAAACCTTCTCTGTACACGCTGCAAGAGAACCTGGTACTGCTCATTGGCATGTCAGAAAGCCAACTGGAACGCTCACAGACACTTGTGCATGCCAAGTACGCCAGAAAGCCCTACTAG TGACCCAAAAGAAACTCCACTGTCACCAGTAGGAAATGGATCCAACACAAACTCAAAG GTGAACAACTGTGATGTGGCTGGTCCCCGGAGAGTCTACCTCCAGAATCTGCACAAGAACGACCTCAGCAAAGGAGCTGAAGTACAG GCAACTGTGGTGGAGCTCCGAAGCCCTGGCAGGTTTTTCATCCACGTGCAGAGCCCTGAGACCATGGAGTCTCTTAAAACCATTTCTGGAGAACTACAGAAATACAGCGTCAGTCCTCTGAGGTCCACCTATGTGCCTGATCAAAGAGAGGTCTGCGCTGTCAAATTCTCCTTGGATCAG AACTGGTACAGAGGTATGGTCCAGTCTGTGGCTTCAGACCAGAAGACTGCCAGTATTCTCTATATTGACTTTGGCAACGAGGAGAATGTGACAATGGACATGATTAAGCCCCTGGCTGCTAGCCTGGAGCTCATGCCACCTTGT GCCGTGGAGTGCCGCGTGGCAGGGATCGAGCCCGTGACGGACAGCTGGACGGAGGAGTGTATCATAGCAGTGAAGCAGCTGGTCGCAGGGAAGAGCCTGACGGTGACTGTGGTGGATGTCCAGGAGAGCGACAGCGTCCACTCTGTGGACGTGTTATTGTCTCCTATTG GCAAGAATCTCAGTACCTTACTCGTGGCCCAAGGATATGCGGCGAAGGTGACCAACAAGCAGTGCTCTGAACAGGACATTG TGAGTGCTTCCCTGGAGAACTTCCGTAGCCAGTCGGGCGGTAAGAATGAGAACACGGATGCCCGGTCACCCGACCCGCTGACCCAGGGGTTGGGAGACTCCTTCACTGCTGTGGTCACTCACCTGCAGTCCCCTGACGACATCATCTGTCAGAAGTTGGAGAACGCCA gtgtgatcCAGGAGCTGCAGCTGAAGCTGAGGGAGCGCTGCTGTCAGGCTCCTCCAGCCAGTGCCAACTTCAGACCGGCCCCTGGCACTGTCTGCTGTGCCCTGTTTTCAG agGACAACCAGTGGTACAGAGCCACTGTGCTGGCCTACTCGTCCgaggagcgagtgtgtgtggggtacatTGACTTTGGCAACtctgaggaggtggacctggggCGCCTGCTGCCTCTGAGCCCGGAGCTGCTGGTTCTGCCCATGCAAGCCATCCCCTGCGCCCTGGCCG gcGTGCGGCCCGTGGCGGAGGCCTGGTCCGAGGACGGCGTCCAGATGCTGCGGCGCACCGTGTGCAACCGCTTCCTGCGCGTGGAGATcctgggagagagcgagggcagGGCGCTGGTCACCATGGTGGACGAGGCCAGCGACCCCCAAGCCAACGTGGCCGAGGTGCTGGTCGCCACCGGCTACGCCCTGCCTgctgaccccagccccccccgggACGCGGAGGCTGAGGCCGCCCCCGGGGTGGAGGCCCTGGAGTGGTCCTGTGTGGAGCTTCCCTGCGAGGGCCAGAAGGTGGCGATGTTGGTCAGCGTGATCGAGAGCCCGGGAGAATTCTACTGCAACGTCTACAGCACTAAAG AGTTTCAGGTTCTCGCTGAGCTGAGGTTGGAGTTGACTCAATACTGTGAGGCAAACAACACCCCCTTCACGCCTACAGTGGGAGTGCCCTGCTGTGCCATGTTCTCTG gagacGGTGTGTGGTACCGAGGTATGGtgcaggaggtgtgtgagggcaaGGCCAGAGTCTTCTTTGTGGACTACGGCAACTCCGGCGAGGTGGAGCTGCCCCACCTCCGAGTCATCACGCCACACCTCCTCAGACATCCCTTCCAGGCCATCCGCTGTTACCTCGCAG GTGTGGAGCCCCCAGGCTTCCAGTGGAGCAGCGAGTCTCTCAGACGGTTCCAGGCCCTGTGCATCGGCCACCAGCTGCTGGGCCGAGTCCTCTCCATTACGGAGCAGGGCTACGGCATCGAGCTTGAGCGCGGCGGTCAGAACATCCGTGCCACCCTCTTCTCTGAACAGCTGGCCAGAGTGTCCGGTCAGCAGCTCACACCAGCTTCTAAAGAGACCACAGCTAGCACCGGCCCACCCACAGCCATGCCCACCAATCAGAAGGAACATCACTTGGAGATGCCCAAACTGGCCATTCAGAAGGAGGCTCCTGCTCAGGTTCCGATGCCAAAGGAAG CTTCTTTCCCTGTGGACTGGAGGACTGAGGAGTTACCCACCCATGAGACCTTCCAGCCCCGCATTGCAGCTGTGGTCAGCCCTAGCCTGTTCTATCTGTTCAACCCCAACCAGG TGGACCGGGAGCAGCTGCAGCAGGTGATGAGGGACCTGAGTGTCTACTGCAgcagccagcccccccccagccagggCACTCCTCCCCCTGGAGCTGCCTGCTGTGCCCAGTTCTCTG CAGATAAGAGCTGGTACAGAGCGGTGGTGCTGGAGACCCGGGACATGGAGGCCACGGTGCTCTATGCAGACTACGGCAACTCTGAGACGGTGGCCCTCTCCTGCATCCTTCCCATCCCCAAAGAGCTGCTGCAGCTGCCCTTCCAGATCTGCCGCTGTGCCCTGCAGG gtAAGGAGAACTTTCCCGTCGTGTGGCCTGCGGAGGTCCTGGAGCTGTTCCGAGTCTTGCTGTCCGACGGCGTCCTCGCCTCCAAGCAGACCTACGATGGACGCTGCAACCTGCTGTCGGTCACCCTGAGCAACGAGCACGGCCAGGGCCACCTCAACAGCATGATCCTGGAGGGCCTGCAGAACACCAAGGCTCAAGCCAAGACCGtctcacccacaccacaccacaccctgacTGCCACGACCACGCACAAACCGGATCAAATCACGCCCACGCCGAAACCGCACCCAGCCCCGACCGCTGCAACCACCCAGAACGCAGCTGGCTACATGGAGACCGCCGCTGTCATCTTGGAGACCCCAGGGCCGAGACACAGTGGGGAGAGTGCTAAGCCTGCTTCAGCTCCAGTCAATG AACATACCAGACAAGTGAAGCGTGAACCCAAGGACCCGCAGAGTGCCACTTGTTCAAAGAGCACCAACG GATTACCATGCTGCTGTCTTCAAATAAAGACACAG ATTGATAACCTTGAAGGGCTGATTCTGTCTCTAATGAAGCAGTTAGGAGGACTGCCCAACTGA